The following proteins are encoded in a genomic region of Sparus aurata chromosome 23, fSpaAur1.1, whole genome shotgun sequence:
- the LOC115575732 gene encoding uncharacterized protein LOC115575732 codes for MPSNGSTTKRCVFCHTQLGVACKTCKACKAEQPRKLRLKKKMDRFDQKRDSWVHSHQKNRTVSHIRDEAHMLLEKLQALGIRAVLLMARPVRKTNAWQSEVLTPRCELSETSSTFLQRMKDVYNIVVKGWTPQGAAGQLDESFSARVELPAGPRAFSADLQAALSLLDPQAASSGPLTALSQPPAAPVDLPAALFGQLRSTIGHPAALLRASAHHEALEQPTLDLQRKGHPEASQVFLEKGGLREIKTEAGNSRTPLYAPATSSLDIKTEPEDIETTSNHTADRMPSPVLLVTVTDAGFVDGGLHTKSQSVMDECKYRATTCSYDAAELQAMQLDTRIPQTTQASNIPQSFNMVEAPSCRPSTSCDLDTMDLDQLRREKLKMQIKVLRLQEEHYALIVEGHKT; via the exons ATGCCAAGCAACGGGTCAACCACCAAAAGGTGCGTGTTCTGCCACACACAGCTAGGTGTAGCCTGCAAGACGTGCAAGGCGTGCAAGGCAGAGCAGCCACGTAAGCTGAGGctcaaaaagaaaatggacaGGTTTGATCAGAAGCGCGACAGCTGGGTCCACTCCCATCAAAAGAACCGAACTGTCTCTCATATCCGGGACGAAGCGCACATGTTG CTGGAAAAACTGCAAGCCCTGGGAATCAGGGCTGTTTTGCTTATGGCAAGGCCAGTCAGAAAGACAAATGCCTGGCAGTCTGAGGTATTGACACCCCGCTGTGAGCTGAGTGAGACAtcaagtacatttctgcaaaggATGAAGGACGTCTATAACATTGTTGTTAAAG GCTGGACCCCACAAGGTGCTGCAGGACAGCTGGACGAATCCTTCTCAGCCCGGGTTGAACTCCCAGCTGGACCACGTGCGTTCTCGGCAGATCTTCAGGCAGCACTGTCCCTGCTCGATCCCCAAGCAGCCTCAAGTGGACCACTGACGGCCCTCAGTCAACCACCAGCAGCCCCAGTTGACCTCCCTGCAGCTCTGTTTGGACAACTGAGGTCCACAATTGGACATCCAGCAGCTCTATTACGAGCCTCAGCACACCATGAAGCTCTAGAGCAGCCAACACTGGACCTCCAGAGGAAAGGACACCCAGAAGCCTCCCAAGTTTTTCTTGAGAAAG GCGGACTGAGAGAAATCAAAACCGAAGCAGGAAATTCTCGCACACCTCTGTATGCACCAGCTACCTCGTCCCTCGACATCAAAACCGAACCCGAGGACATCGAAACAACCAGTAATCACACTGCCGACCGCATGCCCTCGCCTGTGCTGCTAGTCACTGTGACAGACGCAGGATTTGTTG ATGGCGGTCTTCACACTAAATCCCAGAGTGTTATGGATGAGTGTAAATATCGTGCCACCACCTGTAGTTATGATGCAGCGGAGTTGCAAGCGATGCAGCTCGACACAAG GATTCCCCAAACAACACAAGCCTCAAACATTCCTCAGTCCTTCAACATGGTGGAGGCTCCATCCTGTCGGCCCTCCACTAGCTGTGATCTGGACACAATGGACCTGGATcagctgaggagagagaaactAAAGATGCAGATAAAAGTGTTGAGGTTACAAGAGGAACACTACGCTCTGATTGTTGAGGGgcataaaacatga
- the ccdc97 gene encoding coiled-coil domain-containing protein 97 isoform X2, whose translation MWGEIEPPVKTQPSLCERESEDDVKLPEPMILTRRCDMTFTPADAPQPRPDAQCVSAAESVCVNDMVEAIAKSGSPVKSQQIGEAELSPKERREELLQQYRSRPLVFLERYHALLKPQNLSAFAHVCSDPRVQHYSKVIQRRAAACTNRTRVRNQRYAALRALQREGQYFSEEQMRMREPLLYEQYIGQYLTDEEVLERSQEAMQGDAQAEPGGAAGGLAHLLLNSYQEHLIQNRLQEEQEREDGAQEEEEEDEEDDDDTVQQEAGEPTREEKALLREEFISQMHQRFLDGKDKDFNYSEVDENPDYDNLDIVSRDAEDKYFDEDDDEEEEDEVENDEEEENMTE comes from the exons aTGTGGGGTGAGATCGAACCTCCCGTTAAAACACAACCAAGTTTGTGTGAACGTGAAAGCGAGGATGACGTTAAATTGCCGGAGCCGATGATACTGACCCGGAGATGTGACATGACATTCACACCCGCAGACGCCCCGCAGCCTCGGCCGGACGCCCAG TGCGTGAGCGCGGCAGAGTCCGTCTGTGTAAATGACATGGTGGAGGCCATAGCCAAGAGTGGAAGTCCGGTGAAGAGCCAGCAGATCGGAGAGGCTGAGCTGAGCCCGAAGGAGcgcagagaggagctgctgcagcagtacaGGAGCAGGCCGCTGGTGTTCCTGGAGAGGTACCAT GCCCTACTCAAGCCTCAGAACCTGTCAGCGTTTGCCCACGTCTGCTCAGATCCGCGGGTTCAGCACTACAGCAAAGTGATACAGAGACGAGCTGCAGCGTGCACCAACAGGACCCGGGTTCGAAACCAGCGCTACGCCGCCCTGAGGGCCTTACAGAGGG AGGGTCAGTATTTCAGCGAGGAACAGATGCGGATGAGGGAGCCGCTGCTGTATGAACAATATATCGGCCAGTACCTGACTGATGAGGAG GTGCTGGAACGCTCCCAGGAGGCCATGCAAGGCGATGCACAGGCGGAACCTGGGGGAGCCGCAGGAGGACTCGCCCACCTCCTCCTCAACTCCTACCAGGAGCATCTCATCCAGAATCgcctgcaggaggagcaggagagagaggatggagcgcaggaggaggaggaggaggatgaagaagatgatg ATGACACCGTTCAGCAGGAGGCGGGGGAGCCCACCCGAGAGGAGAAGGCTCTGCTCAGGGAGGAGTTCATCAGTCAGATGCACCAGCGCTTCCTCGATGGCAAAGACAAGGATTTCAACTACAG TGAGGTGGATGAGAACCCAGACTACGACAACTTGGACATAGTCAGCAGAGACGCGGAGGACAAATACTTCGATGAAGacgacgatgaggaggaggaagacgaggtggaaaatgatgaagaggaagaaaatatgacagaataa
- the ccdc97 gene encoding coiled-coil domain-containing protein 97 isoform X1, producing the protein MWGEIEPPVKTQPSLCERESEDDVKLPEPMILTRRCDMTFTPADAPQPRPDAQVTSPVSCVSAAESVCVNDMVEAIAKSGSPVKSQQIGEAELSPKERREELLQQYRSRPLVFLERYHALLKPQNLSAFAHVCSDPRVQHYSKVIQRRAAACTNRTRVRNQRYAALRALQREGQYFSEEQMRMREPLLYEQYIGQYLTDEEVLERSQEAMQGDAQAEPGGAAGGLAHLLLNSYQEHLIQNRLQEEQEREDGAQEEEEEDEEDDDDTVQQEAGEPTREEKALLREEFISQMHQRFLDGKDKDFNYSEVDENPDYDNLDIVSRDAEDKYFDEDDDEEEEDEVENDEEEENMTE; encoded by the exons aTGTGGGGTGAGATCGAACCTCCCGTTAAAACACAACCAAGTTTGTGTGAACGTGAAAGCGAGGATGACGTTAAATTGCCGGAGCCGATGATACTGACCCGGAGATGTGACATGACATTCACACCCGCAGACGCCCCGCAGCCTCGGCCGGACGCCCAGGTAACATCACCAGTATCT TGCGTGAGCGCGGCAGAGTCCGTCTGTGTAAATGACATGGTGGAGGCCATAGCCAAGAGTGGAAGTCCGGTGAAGAGCCAGCAGATCGGAGAGGCTGAGCTGAGCCCGAAGGAGcgcagagaggagctgctgcagcagtacaGGAGCAGGCCGCTGGTGTTCCTGGAGAGGTACCAT GCCCTACTCAAGCCTCAGAACCTGTCAGCGTTTGCCCACGTCTGCTCAGATCCGCGGGTTCAGCACTACAGCAAAGTGATACAGAGACGAGCTGCAGCGTGCACCAACAGGACCCGGGTTCGAAACCAGCGCTACGCCGCCCTGAGGGCCTTACAGAGGG AGGGTCAGTATTTCAGCGAGGAACAGATGCGGATGAGGGAGCCGCTGCTGTATGAACAATATATCGGCCAGTACCTGACTGATGAGGAG GTGCTGGAACGCTCCCAGGAGGCCATGCAAGGCGATGCACAGGCGGAACCTGGGGGAGCCGCAGGAGGACTCGCCCACCTCCTCCTCAACTCCTACCAGGAGCATCTCATCCAGAATCgcctgcaggaggagcaggagagagaggatggagcgcaggaggaggaggaggaggatgaagaagatgatg ATGACACCGTTCAGCAGGAGGCGGGGGAGCCCACCCGAGAGGAGAAGGCTCTGCTCAGGGAGGAGTTCATCAGTCAGATGCACCAGCGCTTCCTCGATGGCAAAGACAAGGATTTCAACTACAG TGAGGTGGATGAGAACCCAGACTACGACAACTTGGACATAGTCAGCAGAGACGCGGAGGACAAATACTTCGATGAAGacgacgatgaggaggaggaagacgaggtggaaaatgatgaagaggaagaaaatatgacagaataa